CTAAAAGCATTGTACCCGCAGCCTTTTAAGCTGTCTTTGAATGCATGGCGTTCCGCTCGACTGCTGTCTGAAACCTGATCCAAATGAAGACAGAACAGCGTTTACAGTTAGTCATGTTTATTTACAGCACAATCTTGAACGAGGGAGAGAGACAATTGTGTTGCCCGTGTGTGGATAAAATGCATCCGGATTCATGTTTCACCACTACACTGTTCTTAATTTAATGAGTCACCATTTGTCTATACACAATCCATTCAGTTGCAATATTTAGAGAGCTGTGATCCTCCACTCCGTCTGAAAagaaattcttgaaaaaaaaaaagtccacaatgATCGTCTTCAGCTATTTCTATTtagtatatatacacacacacacacacacacgtatgtgtatatatatctatatctatatatagatatatacaaacatatgtgcattcatctgagatgatacgctgtggcgaccccgtaagGGACTAGTCAAAAGaaacttttatatatatatatatatatatataaatctataTTCTTTTCTTGCCATGTCCTTTGAGAGGTGATGGGTTTCTTGTTCTGACAGTTCAGATTTTAGAGAGAGTCTTCAGGTCCCAaatattgagcctttttttttttttgccaccccaAGTCAAAAATGTGGCCAAACTCTCCTGTGTACATTGGGGAGGGAAGGTGAACAGGTCGAGTCCAGCTTCCCAAAAAGTTCAGCAGTAGCCCTCCAAAATGATTACACTGTACACTTAACATGCACGTCAAGAGTAAAAAATAACATAAGtactttgaaaaagaaaaaaaaaaagcaaagcaaaaaaactgCAACGTCCCTCAGGCTTCCTTGCCTCTTGCGGCATAAATTAGTAGAAATGAACCAAcaaccacattaaaaaaagtggaaagacttgaaaaaacaaaacaaaaaaaggctggTTACAGTAAAAATATCCTACATGTTAACTTTTAGGTCTAACTTCCACTGATCAATTTCTGATCGTTAGTGATTTCCTCCCCTTAgatctcaaacacacacacacacacacacacacacatatgcgcGTACACACATGTACATGTAACCACGCATGTAGATGTGAATCTCCCACTGACTTATCACAATAGTCAGGTCATCATCGCACTCGCTCGCTTGCTCTGTGCCAACGTTACCGTGTTTGTGGCCTTTTAACGTCCCTTTGGGATgacttgtgcaaaaaaaaaaaaaaaaattaaaagattgGGACAAAATAAAGTCTCCTGGATGAATGTAACATACCTTCAAATTGGTtcaacattcatttatttgaagaaacatcataatatttatataaaaacacCGTTTACATTTCCACTTGTCTGGACTTTCCCCCCTATtttgaaaaacatcaaaaaaaaaaaaaacattttagtacatattttacaaaggTTTACACAAAGGTGAGTCCGAGTAGTCCGCCCACGTGGATGCAAACCTGACTATTGTCACAGCCAGCCCGaattaaaagaaattaaaaaagcaCGTCATCATtcacccacacccacacttAAGAACAGGAGCAGGAAAATAACCGTCACAGAAATTGAtggaatttcttttcttttttcccccgtcacacacacaaataaaaagtcaACCGGCCATTGAGTTTCAACTCACCCGCTGCTCAACATGCTCTCAAACACAAACTCAAGAGATGgcaaaaatacatgtgtacacaTATATACAAATGGAAGCCACGCCCGGCGGGTGTGTGTGCTTCGCTATTTAATAATTCATTGTCTTCTGTATACGCAGAGAATAAAACCCTTTCTAAATAAAATACGTTGCTGTCTGTGTGGAACCGGGAGCGAGGATAGCAGATGACCAGAGAGGAGGAGTCTGCccacgtgtgtctgtgtgtgtgtgtgcgcatatgcTCCCCTCCCCTCCTTCACCGCATGACCCCCTCCCGCCCACAGTGACACGCCGTGTTTGTTTGACATCCCTCTGcagtaatattaataatgtCAAGAGTAATGACCACaacaatactaaaaaaatatatatataacaccccCCCAATGTCTCACAACTGCAAGTCCACAAAGGGAGGGGGAAAGGGGGGGAGCTCATATGATCTGGTGTGACAAATCAATGCTGAGGAAAGACGGGAAGAAGAGGAAGTGAAACACGAGCAGGATGTACTATGatgaagaggagaggaagatAAGTCGTGTGTTGGGGCATTTGTGATccccgcacacaaacacactcacacacttgtGTCCTTCTGAGGTGGTGGGCGGGGCTGGGGGGGTCGTGGGGAGGGAGGTGTGTTCTCCGCAGATCGGTGGAAAGCATGAACGAGTGGTGACGACATGGCCTCGATGTGAGGGCGCCCCCTCCGTCCCCCGCACTTCCATGAGAGTGGGGGTCCGCTGTCCTCCCCCTGGTGTCTGGTCGCTAATTGGCTGGGTGCATCATACCTCCAGGAAGCGAGAGCTGGGCTTGGCGTGGAAGGGCTCGGACCACATGCGTCGCAAATCCCCCTGAAAACACGTACACAATGTTTACTATCATGGTGGGCAAAGTTCGGCTCTGCTCTTTCATCTTAAGACAACACATTAACAAGAGTCTTGTTTCCTAAAACTGgctatttaaaggtcaagtgtcatgaaatggatgatttttagtatgtgattaatgaaaaaacggcagccggtatgtacccatttgtttttttttcccaccacaaaacatgattgacgtatatggctttttgtaactgccgccataaaaatcctctcaaggaatttgttttggacaagaagcaggaagtgacgttggaggcagtagcgcgctcaagcggacttgtttgtttctattagttttacttgcATGAAGGCAGctcgctctttgttcctttgtgttagtcaaaatgccggctcgttgcattgctggatattgctcgaacactcgggaggatggatttacccttcattaggttacaagagacccagttcgtcgtgaaaaatggattgcatgggtgcaaaggacgagagcttcgtgggttccaagtgacaggtaggtgtgtatacagctactaaaaaaataatcgttgtgggcggaccatgtaatcggtctctcataacgtaacaaaagatctgcgtacgtatgacaggggtgctgaatgtgtcgatgtgcgcttcGGACGGCTTTCGCGTCGTACCTCACAGAcgagcacagcttcggccgggctggctcatacatatttctgggagtctgtcgccaCCGCGTCAaacgatcacggcttcggctggggtggctcatcgcggcgacGAGCTGGGCcactttacggcattgtcgtcgcacgcagctgagtgtgccattgccggcagcgttgtCCATAGCTCCCGCTGTCCATGGCGTcgttcatagccgccgctgtccgcgatgaacaacaccgccgatggCGGCGGCGATAAACAATGccgccgacaatggcgcactcagccacatagtaggggccacagcgtgttttcaatggcgaatgtccgaggtgacgtcacggacagtagatgcagccaatatggtgaccacttggatgtcgtcgaatgacacttctgcaactttgcgcatggatggtgcgctctctgctcatatttattttttcgtatggacattgaagtgaataatgttacatgcatttttcatttcaatatctattttagaatgtttatagggatgacacttgacctttaagtgtaTTTGCTCCTGGAGTACTATAGAAAATTGTGTTTCCAATTCAAACAAATAAGAGATCTAGCAGCACCGGAGATATAATGTTCGACCGCAGTTGACAATTGTGTCATAGAAGCAATCAATCAATGGGTGGAGGTACCTTCAGGTAGGCCATCGTGAGCAGAGGCAGCAGGGTGAAGGGCACCAGGTAGAGCAGAGCAGGCTGAGCAGCGCGATGGATCCTGGATGCCACGGTGGCCGTCAAAAGACCTGGCCACACGAAAACGTTTCAAAAGGAGACATAGTGCATCGTGAAGATCATACTTTTCAATTATATAGTTGGATATATGGAGCGCCTACGCAGCCATCAACTTCGAAATTAAGCCACCAAATTCATCTTTGGTTATGTGCCTTTTGGATTCATTGCCGTGTCATTTTCAGCTAGTTCTGGACTTGTCATCTGGTGTCATGTAAATTATACAAGCAACCCCACAGTGAGTTTCTCCACCCATGGCGTGACCTGAGCTAGGGTGACTGGAGATCCCAAACTACTTTCAAACCTTGACTGGAGTCCACACACCAGACCACATTGTCTCAAACACTATCATGCAGTTAACACCCACATTTCCCACGGATACAACGCCCTTGCGCTCGTGTCAAAACCACAATGGAAGCGGCGGTGCAATGAGTTTTGTTGGATGCACAAATTAGCGCTAGCTTTTGCTCAAGGCCGAATGATTGTGCGATGAAGTGTTGGGGTATCTGTTTTTGGGGACCCAGCGGCGACAGAAGATCTGCCAGGCCACTGAGTAACAAGGAAGAGGATATAAGAGCCGCTGTTATGCATAGACTGGACGACTCCATATTGGCCTTTTGACAGGCCAAGCAGTTAATGGGGGGAGGGCTGGCTCGGAAATGGGCTGATTTCAACAAGACATGAAATAGGATGGAGgtacggtagctcagctggtaaagcgttgccctcacagttctgaggacccgggttcaatgccagccccacctgtgtggggtttgcatgttctccccgtgcctatgtgggttttctctgggcactccagtttcctcccatatccccaaaacattaattgcccctaggtgtgattgtgactgttatctgtctctatgtgccctgtgattggccgatgtaccctgcctcctgcccgatgacagctgggataggctccaagcactccccgcgaccctcatgaagataagcggaaaagaaaatggatggacggaagaaTGAAATAGGGTCCTGTAATTCTTAATCCCAGGAGTATTCAAAAGCATGTCACAGGACCTGTGGAAAGTGGTttacaatgtggaaaaaaatggatgcgcgTCCTTTAAATCAAATACATTGGTCGAATCATCTTAGAGGCGGAATAGAGGTAGAAGACGTGTGAACAGAAATTTCGTAATGCTGGGAAAAGAGCATGAACTTGAACACGGGTTGTATAAAAACCACTGTTGCAGAGTGTATGTTTTATGACATGCAAGTGATTATCTGTGTAAGTGATACAGTATTGTTTGTTTCACTGGGTGCTGTGTAAAATTCCGGATCATCTCCGATGACTCTGTGACAGTTATTCTGTGTTGTATCTTACATGCTTCCCTTCCCACGATGTGTGTGTGAACATGTTGTGCGTGGGGACGCTCAAGTGTTAGTAATTGGTCTCGGAACACGCTTAATCAACAGAGTCCATGCAAGTCGTTTAAATCCATCTACACGCCCATCGATCACTCACTTACCCACAAAGTATCCGATGAGAGTGCAGTGGAAATAGGAAACCCGCTGCATGCGTCCCGGGATGTTCCCGGGCCCCGAGGCCTCCCCGCTGGCTTGCTTCTTGTAGTTGTCATAACGCAGGACAAAGCACAAAAGCAGCCCGGGCATCACAATGTCTCCGATTCCCAGCATTGAGAAGTGACTTCCTGTGGAGCTGTGACATAGGAGGGACAACGGCCATGTTTAGAATGTTAAAACTACTCTCAAATATCTTGTCGTTGTGTGCAAATAAAGGACAAAGACACTAATTTGGTGGAGAAATGTACTTTAACAGCTCAGTGAGACTTTAATGCTCATTGGAGCGGGAAATTAAAAGTCACATGGAGAGACAGGAggagaaaaatgaattcaatacaaaaaaaaagcgactGAAGGAATACAACGTCATTCCCACCTAGGAAAGACCAGTTTTCCGGGTAAGGAAAGGCGGGGGACATCACGGCCCATCCCTGGTCCCAGGTGCAGCTTCCTGGACAGGACGTCAATGGGATTTTCAGCAGGTTGTGTGGCAACTTTAACCATCACATTGCTGTTGAAGATGTAGGCTGAGAAGAACACCTGAAGGGAAAGTGAGGCATCAGCACATTGTTGTTAATCACTTGCGTATGTTAAAGTGCAGCAGCAGAGACTTATTTAGGGcccaaatgtcttattttattgaagataacacccccccccccacctcctccatgATCAGAACAACCCCTGTTTATTAAAGCAGGAGATGGGAGACTTATTGTTTCGTTTCTGTTGGTTATTGTTCAATAATCAACAAGCTCTATGACAGTGGCAATAATCACAGCGACAAACACCAAAGTTAATACCACACCAGCCACAGCagaatgtttttgttcaaactAATGTGGAAGAAAGTGAGCTCATGACAATGAGCTGGTCCTCAAGTCTCTTTGCTGGCagcactgtgtgtgtgagtgttaaGTGTGTGTCAGCATCTATGCTGGTGATGTCCTTACCCAGAACACGTCATAGATGAGCAGCCCTGACAGCAGCAGACACGACACCTTCAAACTGGGGAGCCGCACAAAGGCTATCATGGCCACGCATAAGCCCATTGCCAATGCTACAGGGAGGGAAAACCACAAGATACATTGCAAGCACACTTAAAAATATGAAGTAATGAATTTTTTATTATACAGGGCTAATTATGAAAACGTTTAAATGGCAGTATGACCTTATATGATGTCATCCAGACTTCTAATAGAAATGGCCATTTGCGTGGATCTACGTGCTCAATTAGGGAATTTATAAAGGGGCTGGAGAATGCCCTGATTCCCTGGTTACCCATTGCTAATGCCACGTTGTCCTCTATACAAAGGTAACTAGCtagactgtaaaaaaataatggctATGCTGATTGTAGACAAGTATTCAGCTCTTGTACAATTTATATTCTGGGCTGGGAACAGTTCCACTGTGTCAAAAGCAAAGACGTTTCTTCATTTCCGTGCATAATCACGCCAACTAAAGAACCATTAATCAGCAAATGTTTATCAAAactatgtattttttgcttggtgaaggtaaaaataattaaatcaaagaGCAAAGATATACAATAGTGCATTCTTCATGCTAATTGTTAAAGAAACCCAAATTGCAGTGATCAAGCTGGTAGCCATTTTGCATCTTGGCAAGCACTGCGTAAACTTGGTTGTGGTGACAGGGTGACGCACCGTCCATGAGGAGCCAGTGTCCAGTCAGCACCCAGATGAGCACCAACATGACAGAGAGGGAGAAGGACAGGAGCTCGGCCAGAGTGAAGCGTCCGCAGCAGCCAAATGAAATCCTGCAATCGGATGAAGAAGAGACAATAGTAGCGacatacacaatttttttcattcctaCAGATCACTAAATAAACGTGAAAATATGTGAACAGGCCCATCTTAACAATGATTATGCAAGTAGTTTGGGATCTGTATGAGTAATCCATTGGTTGCATAGTTGAGTGAGTTGTTGCCACTCCTTGTGGTTCACCACTGTCATGAAACAGCTGCAATGTCCAGAGTAGACAATGCTAAACTTAACCTTTAGAAGACTGGATGGGGagcaacttgatttttttttttttaaactgagcaGATTAATTTCTGCACTGTCACAggcgtgaaaaaaaataatccatccatttttcttccacttatctcAAGTTTATTATAACCACAAAAACTAATGGTAGATTTTTCCAAGTCCATAAATTATTTCTCCAAATCACCACAGTAAAACAGGCCTAAAACAATGAGAGTATCAAGGTTTAAGACCACGTTGTCATAAAATAACTACAGCATTTCCCCGGTAACCTCCATAATAACCTCCATAATAACCTACAATCTATTCAAAACCGTGCTGTAATTATTTGAAGAAATATGCGCTGCGCTTCAAAGACCCCTGAGAGAAAAACAGGCTTTGGCAGTAGGTGGCTTTAATTAACAGTTTCTCATTATCAGGCATCTttacagaaaacacacacacacgggccgGGAAGCAgacatggcatctgtaaagctgaaatTTACAGAGCAGTAGAAAGCGAGTGTGCTACAAATTAGACATATAGTAATATGTGTGGTGGAAGTAAAGCCAtacataatacatttaaaaaaaattttggggCGCTGCCAGGTTGGCATTGGAAATTAGAGTATGTTCTTATTTGCCTTACTTGGATAAATATAGGTTACATAAAAATTGGAGTTACAGATGAGGAGGAAGCAAGTTGAATTATGGGCTAAGTCACACCAGACAGGATGTGTGCAGTTTGATTGTGATAAATAAGACTGAGCattgagtctatttaaatgacctgttcttTTAATGTATATACTTATGTACTTAActgttcaaaaatatatataatttacaacaaataatgtatctttgttcatataTTTATGCCGGTGAGGCACAGTGACAGGGACACTTCTAGATGGTCTTGAGTAAAAATTAATTACCTACtttttgtgacctttttctTGATTGGTGtaccgtgagatttttcaattataaaatatattggCCCCGCCACATGGTTTTAATGTgacccgcggaggcaaatcatgtgtgtcaacatccatgattcttgtgaaaatctgtaccaacatttcaaattgtcatatcataaatgataaggtattataagcatttttgtgtttccaaacatgaacaatagttggaaaaaaaaacatcattaccctatccttgacttctgattctaAAAGTAGTTAATACATTTCGCGTGTAcctaaatatgatgaggcaattatatttttacagtttCAGGGTCATAATAGCCCttttgagggaaaccataactacaacgtggcctgtgacaaaaatgagtttggtaTACATGTACACTTCTGAGGTTGCTGGAACTACATTCATTACACAGTTATTCATACGAATGCTGCaaataatgattatttttggaaTAGATTATATCCATCTGTAATATTcttagccacttgtcctcacaagcgtcagggggagtgctggagcctatcccagctgtcaatgggcaggaggcagggtacaccctgaactggttgccagcaaatcgcagggcacatcgagacagaacacagttgcactcacaatcacacctaggggcaatttagtgtccaattaatgttgcatgtttttggcatagggaggaaaccggactgcccagaggaaacccaggcaggcacggggatatcc
This DNA window, taken from Syngnathoides biaculeatus isolate LvHL_M chromosome 17, ASM1980259v1, whole genome shotgun sequence, encodes the following:
- the sppl3 gene encoding signal peptide peptidase-like 3 isoform X5, with translation MDCENQEKDKDGNPTATGSFNNTNTNNSIQTIDSTQALFLPIGASVSLLVMFFFFDSVQVVFTICTAVLATIAFAFLLLPMCQYLTRPCSPQNKISFGCCGRFTLAELLSFSLSVMLVLIWVLTGHWLLMDALAMGLCVAMIAFVRLPSLKVSCLLLSGLLIYDVFWVFFSAYIFNSNVMVKVATQPAENPIDVLSRKLHLGPGMGRDVPRLSLPGKLVFPSSTGSHFSMLGIGDIVMPGLLLCFVLRYDNYKKQASGEASGPGNIPGRMQRVSYFHCTLIGYFVGLLTATVASRIHRAAQPALLYLVPFTLLPLLTMAYLKGDLRRMWSEPFHAKPSSRFLEV
- the sppl3 gene encoding signal peptide peptidase-like 3 isoform X2, producing the protein MDVKPQTTKLLGQVGHTNPFTTIRAYSLVDSSQVSTFLISILLIVYGSFRSLNMDCENQEKDKDGNPTATGSFNNTNTNNSIQTIDSTQALFLPIGASVSLLVMFFFFDSVQVVFTICTAVLATIAFAFLLLPMCQYLTRPCSPQNKISFGCCGRFTLAELLSFSLSVMLVLIWVLTGHWLLMDALAMGLCVAMIAFVRLPSLKVSCLLLSGLLIYDVFWVFFSAYIFNSNVMVKVATQPAENPIDVLSRKLHLGPGMGRDVPRLSLPGKLVFPSSTGSHFSMLGIGDIVMPGLLLCFVLRYDNYKKQASGEASGPGNIPGRMQRVSYFHCTLIGYFVGLLTATVASRIHRAAQPALLYLVPFTLLPLLTMAYLKGDLRRMWSEPFHAKPSSRFLEV
- the sppl3 gene encoding signal peptide peptidase-like 3 isoform X1, producing the protein MLFYTTPKAHPNQAHALRLGLIQHKPDLFAIGAPPMDVKPQTTKLLGQVGHTNPFTTIRAYSLVDSSQVSTFLISILLIVYGSFRSLNMDCENQEKDKDGNPTATGSFNNTNTNNSIQTIDSTQALFLPIGASVSLLVMFFFFDSVQVVFTICTAVLATIAFAFLLLPMCQYLTRPCSPQNKISFGCCGRFTLAELLSFSLSVMLVLIWVLTGHWLLMDALAMGLCVAMIAFVRLPSLKVSCLLLSGLLIYDVFWVFFSAYIFNSNVMVKVATQPAENPIDVLSRKLHLGPGMGRDVPRLSLPGKLVFPSSTGSHFSMLGIGDIVMPGLLLCFVLRYDNYKKQASGEASGPGNIPGRMQRVSYFHCTLIGYFVGLLTATVASRIHRAAQPALLYLVPFTLLPLLTMAYLKGDLRRMWSEPFHAKPSSRFLEV
- the sppl3 gene encoding signal peptide peptidase-like 3 isoform X3 codes for the protein MAEQGYSSWAYSLVDSSQVSTFLISILLIVYGSFRSLNMDCENQEKDKDGNPTATGSFNNTNTNNSIQTIDSTQALFLPIGASVSLLVMFFFFDSVQVVFTICTAVLATIAFAFLLLPMCQYLTRPCSPQNKISFGCCGRFTLAELLSFSLSVMLVLIWVLTGHWLLMDALAMGLCVAMIAFVRLPSLKVSCLLLSGLLIYDVFWVFFSAYIFNSNVMVKVATQPAENPIDVLSRKLHLGPGMGRDVPRLSLPGKLVFPSSTGSHFSMLGIGDIVMPGLLLCFVLRYDNYKKQASGEASGPGNIPGRMQRVSYFHCTLIGYFVGLLTATVASRIHRAAQPALLYLVPFTLLPLLTMAYLKGDLRRMWSEPFHAKPSSRFLEV
- the sppl3 gene encoding signal peptide peptidase-like 3 isoform X4, encoding MAYSLVDSSQVSTFLISILLIVYGSFRSLNMDCENQEKDKDGNPTATGSFNNTNTNNSIQTIDSTQALFLPIGASVSLLVMFFFFDSVQVVFTICTAVLATIAFAFLLLPMCQYLTRPCSPQNKISFGCCGRFTLAELLSFSLSVMLVLIWVLTGHWLLMDALAMGLCVAMIAFVRLPSLKVSCLLLSGLLIYDVFWVFFSAYIFNSNVMVKVATQPAENPIDVLSRKLHLGPGMGRDVPRLSLPGKLVFPSSTGSHFSMLGIGDIVMPGLLLCFVLRYDNYKKQASGEASGPGNIPGRMQRVSYFHCTLIGYFVGLLTATVASRIHRAAQPALLYLVPFTLLPLLTMAYLKGDLRRMWSEPFHAKPSSRFLEV